From a region of the Desmodus rotundus isolate HL8 chromosome 7, HLdesRot8A.1, whole genome shotgun sequence genome:
- the GLRX5 gene encoding glutaredoxin-related protein 5, mitochondrial: MSGSLGRAAAALLRWGRGVGSGGLRGPGVRTAGSGGGGASAEQLDALVKKDKVVVFLKGTPEQPQCGFSNAVVQILRLHGVRDYAAYNVLDDPQLRQGIKDYSNWPTIPQVYLNGEFVGGCDILLQMHQNGDLVEELKKLGIRSALLDETKDQDSK; the protein is encoded by the exons ATGAGCGGGTCCCTGGGCCGGGCGGCGGCGGCTCTGCTCCGCTGGGGGCGTGGCGTGGGCAGCGGCGGCCTGCGGGGTCCGGGAGTGCGGACAGCGGGCTCGGGGGGCGGCGGCGCCTCGGCGGAGCAGCTGGACGCGCTGGTGAAGAAGGACAAGGTGGTGGTCTTCCTCAAGGGCACGCCGGAGCAGCCCCAGTGTGGCTTCAGCAACGCGGTGGTGCAGATCCTGCGGCTGCACGGTGTCCGGGACTACGCAGCCTACAACGTGCTGGACGACCCCCAGCTCCGGCAAG GCATCAAAGACTATTCCAACTGGCCCACCATCCCGCAGGTGTACCTCAACGGCGAGTTTGTGGGGGGCTGCGACATTCTCCTGCAGATGCACCAGAACGGGGACCTGGTGGAAGAACTGAAGAAGCTGGGGATCCGCTCCGCCCTTTTAGACGAAACGAAAGACCAGGACTCAAAGTGA